One part of the Candidatus Flexicrinis affinis genome encodes these proteins:
- a CDS encoding mercuric reductase: MKRTYTQGVSVVKLYDAIVIGTGQAGPSLGNQLVKQGKSVAIAEGYRFGGSCVNYGCRPTKTLIASARVAHYARRGADFGVDVGPFTVDWSKVRERVVGIIESTSHGTESWLRGMDGMDVYHAYARFEGKADNRYVVRVGDAVIAAPQVFINTGTRARIPAVDGIERVEWLDSEKLLRLDRLPEHLVILGGSYIGLEMAQAFRRLGSQVTIIETAECLINREDDDIKAEIHRVFTREGIVVHTQSKLQRVEPAENGRVRLFVHDGNKGKDVAIIGTHWLNAVGRTPNSDNLNLESVGIRTGAAGYIDVNPYLETTAPGIYALGDVNGKGAFTHTSYQDYEIVRDNLFYGRDRKWTDRTMAYALFTDPPLGRVGMSEKEARESGRNVLIATKPMSHIGRAIEQSETDGLIKLLVDADSGEFLGAAVLGLHGDEVIQAISYFMATGTHYRVMMEALPVHPTVAEFLPTILSELHPLQ; the protein is encoded by the coding sequence CTGAAACGAACATACACACAAGGAGTAAGCGTTGTGAAGTTGTACGATGCCATCGTAATCGGGACCGGGCAGGCTGGCCCATCACTTGGGAACCAGCTTGTGAAGCAGGGCAAGTCCGTCGCCATCGCCGAGGGTTATCGGTTCGGCGGATCCTGCGTCAATTACGGTTGTCGCCCGACCAAGACCCTGATCGCCAGTGCCCGCGTGGCGCACTATGCGCGGCGCGGCGCCGATTTCGGCGTCGATGTCGGGCCGTTCACGGTGGATTGGTCCAAAGTCCGGGAACGTGTTGTAGGGATCATCGAAAGCACCAGCCACGGGACTGAGAGCTGGCTGCGCGGCATGGACGGGATGGATGTGTATCACGCGTATGCGCGCTTCGAGGGCAAGGCGGACAATCGCTACGTCGTGCGGGTCGGGGACGCCGTGATCGCGGCGCCGCAGGTGTTCATTAACACAGGAACCCGCGCTCGTATCCCCGCTGTCGATGGGATTGAGCGCGTCGAGTGGTTGGACAGCGAAAAGCTGCTGCGTCTGGATCGTTTGCCCGAACATCTCGTGATCCTCGGCGGGAGCTACATTGGTCTGGAGATGGCTCAGGCCTTCCGCCGCCTCGGCAGTCAAGTCACGATCATCGAAACGGCAGAATGTCTGATCAACCGCGAGGATGACGATATCAAAGCGGAGATTCATCGGGTGTTCACCCGTGAAGGGATTGTGGTGCACACGCAGAGCAAGCTGCAGCGCGTTGAACCGGCCGAAAACGGTCGGGTGCGCCTGTTTGTCCACGACGGCAACAAGGGCAAGGACGTCGCAATTATCGGGACCCATTGGTTGAACGCCGTCGGCCGCACGCCGAACTCGGATAACCTCAACCTTGAGTCCGTCGGCATTCGCACGGGCGCGGCCGGGTACATCGACGTGAATCCCTATCTCGAAACGACGGCCCCGGGCATATACGCGCTGGGCGACGTCAATGGGAAAGGCGCGTTCACCCACACCTCGTATCAGGACTACGAGATCGTACGAGACAATCTGTTCTACGGGCGCGATCGCAAGTGGACGGATCGGACGATGGCCTACGCCCTTTTCACCGATCCACCGCTTGGCCGGGTTGGCATGTCGGAAAAAGAAGCGCGCGAATCGGGCCGCAACGTCCTGATCGCCACCAAACCGATGAGTCATATCGGTCGCGCGATCGAGCAATCGGAGACCGACGGGCTGATCAAGCTGCTTGTCGACGCCGACAGCGGCGAGTTCCTTGGGGCTGCAGTGCTCGGTCTCCACGGCGACGAAGTCATTCAGGCGATCAGCTACTTCATGGCGACCGGCACGCACTACCGGGTCATGATGGAGGCGCTCCCCGTGCATCCGACCGTCGCCGAATTCCTGCCCACGATCCTCAGCGAGCTGCATCCGTTGCAATAG
- a CDS encoding sulfite exporter TauE/SafE family protein, translated as MISLEYWFMLPVSIGVATTAMASGIEGATFFTPIFLLLLGLPPEVAIGTGLITEVFGFASGLYAYSKKRLIDFRLGLTLLSATIPAALAGTALTAVVAPEYLRAALGLGLAALASISCGALPYTISPSKRNTSQLTWTARAS; from the coding sequence GTGATTAGCCTTGAGTACTGGTTCATGCTGCCGGTGTCGATCGGTGTCGCAACAACGGCGATGGCGTCCGGCATCGAGGGTGCGACGTTCTTCACGCCGATTTTTCTCCTGCTGCTCGGCTTGCCGCCGGAGGTGGCAATCGGCACGGGCCTGATCACGGAGGTGTTCGGCTTCGCCAGCGGCCTTTATGCGTATTCGAAGAAGCGGTTGATCGATTTTCGGCTCGGCTTGACGCTGCTCTCGGCCACCATTCCTGCAGCCCTCGCCGGGACGGCACTCACAGCAGTCGTCGCCCCCGAGTATCTGCGGGCGGCGCTCGGTCTCGGGCTGGCGGCGCTGGCGTCTATTTCGTGCGGAGCGTTACCGTACACGATCAGCCCATCGAAGCGGAATACCTCCCAGTTGACGTGGACGGCGCGCGCGTCTTGA
- a CDS encoding dihydrofolate reductase family protein gives MAKIVFGMNQSLDGYVDHTAFGPSPKLFRHFIEQAKGQAGSLYGRTLYELMSYWDEDRAEWDADEHAFAAAWRSHPKWVVSRSLKSVGPNATIVGGDLASVVRTLKAEHTGEIEVAGPQLAQSLTELGLIDEYRIYLHPVVLGSGTPYFAGPRPPLRLLSYDQMDDDVLRLAYVRA, from the coding sequence ATGGCGAAGATCGTGTTCGGTATGAATCAGTCTCTTGACGGCTACGTAGACCACACGGCGTTCGGGCCAAGCCCGAAGCTGTTTCGCCATTTCATCGAACAGGCGAAGGGACAGGCGGGCAGTCTGTACGGCCGCACCCTCTATGAGCTCATGTCATATTGGGACGAAGATCGCGCGGAATGGGATGCAGACGAACATGCCTTTGCGGCGGCGTGGCGGAGCCATCCGAAATGGGTCGTGTCGCGCTCGTTGAAGTCGGTTGGCCCCAACGCCACGATTGTCGGCGGTGATCTGGCGAGCGTGGTCCGCACGTTGAAGGCCGAGCACACCGGCGAGATCGAAGTCGCTGGGCCACAGTTGGCGCAGAGCCTCACCGAATTGGGCCTGATCGACGAGTATCGCATCTACCTGCACCCCGTCGTGCTTGGCAGCGGCACACCGTATTTCGCCGGCCCCCGCCCGCCGCTTCGCCTCCTGAGTTATGACCAGATGGACGACGATGTACTCCGGCTAGCCTACGTCCGTGCTTGA
- a CDS encoding DUF2961 domain-containing protein: MFNGLGMHLGNLSRLSNAVTRSISAENFTGEPGKGGMATDGTGAHNSRELGQGWKVSPSIHLQPAQTTVLADIAGPGAIQHIWITVAPEAWRKLIIRFYWDNEDAPSIEVPLGDFFCNGWCERCNVTSLAVAVNPAGGFNAYWEMPFRSHARITIENLSGEEIRGFFYQITYTLTDVPDDAAYLHARWTRSNPLPYQTVHTLLDDVRGQGHYVGTYIAWGVNNSGWWGEGEIKFFIDDDDEFPTICGTGTEDYFGGAWNFEFPKGQYGVFSSPYSGMPQVTAPDGLYRSQQRFGMYRWHITDPIRFRERLKVTIQALGWRSGGRYLPLQDDIASTAFWYQTEPHVPYPALPDINGLEVI; encoded by the coding sequence ATGTTTAACGGACTGGGCATGCACTTAGGGAACTTGTCTCGCTTGTCGAACGCGGTTACGCGATCCATAAGTGCGGAGAACTTCACCGGCGAACCGGGCAAGGGCGGCATGGCGACGGACGGCACCGGAGCGCACAACTCCCGTGAACTCGGGCAAGGGTGGAAGGTGTCGCCCAGCATTCATCTGCAACCGGCCCAGACCACCGTGCTTGCCGACATCGCCGGGCCGGGTGCGATCCAACACATCTGGATCACCGTCGCGCCCGAGGCGTGGCGTAAGCTGATCATCCGGTTCTACTGGGACAACGAAGATGCGCCGTCGATCGAAGTGCCGCTGGGCGACTTCTTCTGCAACGGCTGGTGCGAACGCTGCAACGTAACCTCGCTGGCTGTGGCCGTCAATCCCGCCGGCGGCTTCAACGCGTACTGGGAGATGCCGTTTCGTTCCCATGCGCGCATCACCATCGAGAACCTGTCGGGTGAGGAGATCCGGGGCTTCTTCTATCAGATCACCTACACGCTGACCGACGTTCCCGATGACGCCGCCTACCTGCATGCGCGGTGGACGCGCAGCAATCCGCTGCCGTACCAGACTGTCCACACGTTGCTCGATGACGTCCGCGGGCAGGGGCATTACGTCGGGACGTATATCGCGTGGGGCGTCAACAACAGCGGCTGGTGGGGCGAGGGCGAGATCAAGTTCTTCATCGACGACGATGACGAATTCCCGACCATTTGCGGGACCGGCACCGAGGACTACTTCGGCGGGGCATGGAACTTCGAGTTTCCGAAGGGGCAGTACGGCGTGTTCTCGTCGCCGTACTCGGGCATGCCGCAGGTCACCGCGCCGGACGGGCTGTACCGGAGCCAGCAGCGGTTCGGCATGTACCGCTGGCACATCACCGACCCCATCCGCTTCCGCGAACGCCTCAAGGTGACGATACAGGCGCTCGGATGGCGCAGCGGCGGACGCTATCTCCCGCTTCAGGACGACATTGCCTCCACGGCGTTCTGGTACCAGACCGAACCGCACGTTCCCTATCCGGCCCTACCGGATATCAACGGCCTCGAAGTGATCTAG
- a CDS encoding ParA family protein, producing the protein MTRVFVFTNHKGGTSKTTSSTNAAYGIVSMLRHTGAANPRVLLIDTDSQAHATLVTTGSKDYGAHNSLYTVLMADRQNAAQTLLRSIVPSTWDENLHVLPASSMLEGAERELNGLAGAPYRLADPLNQVAQHYAAVVIDTRPSFSLMTEMALIAATDAIVPVEPRYLETVGLMSVIGKINEIRDGWRQPNLRVSGILVTKMNTRVRGHRYLLDELKAHNVLGPLLLGVVPVNEAVSYAHQCHQSIFTYDPNAPASKAYMSVIVRLMQIMAGGAA; encoded by the coding sequence ATGACTCGCGTTTTCGTATTTACCAACCACAAGGGTGGCACGTCTAAGACGACATCATCCACCAATGCTGCGTATGGCATCGTCTCGATGCTACGACACACCGGCGCTGCCAACCCGCGCGTGCTGCTGATTGACACGGATAGTCAGGCGCACGCCACGCTCGTCACCACCGGTTCGAAGGATTACGGCGCGCACAACAGCCTGTACACCGTCCTGATGGCCGATCGGCAGAACGCGGCACAGACGCTTCTGCGGTCGATCGTGCCCTCGACGTGGGACGAGAATCTGCACGTCCTGCCGGCCTCGTCGATGCTGGAAGGCGCCGAGCGCGAACTGAACGGGCTGGCCGGCGCACCGTACCGCCTCGCCGATCCGCTCAACCAGGTCGCGCAGCACTACGCCGCCGTCGTGATCGACACACGGCCGTCGTTTTCGCTCATGACCGAGATGGCGTTGATCGCTGCCACCGACGCGATCGTGCCGGTCGAGCCGCGCTACCTCGAAACGGTCGGGCTGATGAGCGTAATCGGCAAGATCAACGAGATCCGCGATGGCTGGCGTCAACCGAACCTGCGCGTCAGCGGCATCCTCGTCACCAAGATGAACACGCGGGTGCGCGGACATCGGTATCTGCTTGACGAGCTCAAGGCGCACAATGTGCTCGGGCCGCTGCTGCTTGGCGTCGTGCCGGTCAACGAGGCGGTCTCGTACGCGCATCAGTGCCACCAGAGCATCTTCACCTACGATCCGAACGCTCCAGCCAGCAAAGCGTACATGAGTGTCATCGTCCGGCTCATGCAGATCATGGCAGGCGGTGCGGCATGA
- a CDS encoding DUF1684 domain-containing protein translates to MFELLDYRRQIADLYATIRQTDDPYTAWSHFRRVRDSLLRDHPQSPLDAAARAGFDGLAYYDYDPAYRVRGVMSHDVEPVEIEYDLGDDGGFRCMRIGRVKFVLGNAPCQFDLYWITGYGGGLFLPFADATKGATTYGGGRYLIDSIKGADPGFSEASAVLDFNFAYNPSCAYSPRWICPLAPAGNRLSVPVAAGEQRWPGQADQ, encoded by the coding sequence ATGTTCGAACTACTCGACTACCGCCGACAGATCGCCGATCTGTATGCCACGATCCGCCAGACCGACGACCCGTACACCGCGTGGTCCCACTTTCGGCGCGTACGCGACAGCCTGCTGCGCGACCACCCTCAGTCCCCGCTCGACGCCGCCGCACGCGCTGGTTTCGACGGGCTCGCCTATTATGACTATGATCCCGCCTATCGTGTGCGGGGCGTCATGTCGCACGATGTGGAGCCGGTCGAGATCGAATACGACCTCGGCGACGACGGTGGCTTTCGGTGCATGCGGATCGGCCGGGTGAAGTTTGTGCTGGGCAACGCGCCCTGTCAGTTCGACTTGTACTGGATCACCGGTTATGGGGGCGGCCTGTTCTTGCCGTTCGCTGACGCGACCAAAGGAGCGACCACGTATGGCGGCGGACGCTACCTGATCGACTCCATCAAAGGCGCAGACCCCGGTTTTTCAGAGGCAAGCGCCGTGCTGGACTTCAATTTTGCCTACAATCCATCCTGCGCGTACAGCCCGCGCTGGATATGCCCGCTCGCCCCCGCCGGAAACCGTCTGTCTGTTCCAGTCGCGGCCGGCGAGCAGCGTTGGCCCGGCCAAGCCGATCAGTAG
- a CDS encoding GNAT family N-acetyltransferase, whose protein sequence is MNALRFVRFGAEHLPVFQSWFEDEATRHWLSTPDLRWFEFVTTDPQTFAWMIYDGNVPIGQAQVGHYNDDSRQASIACAVAPDRRNRGYATHLLHHLLRQTELADVEQFHAFVHPDNGASVRLVHKTGFQLVSPQPDEDGFLHYAWFRQ, encoded by the coding sequence ATGAACGCTTTGCGCTTCGTCCGCTTTGGGGCGGAACATCTGCCAGTGTTTCAGAGCTGGTTCGAGGATGAGGCAACACGCCATTGGTTGAGCACGCCGGATCTCCGCTGGTTCGAGTTCGTCACGACTGATCCGCAGACGTTTGCGTGGATGATCTACGACGGGAACGTACCGATCGGGCAGGCTCAAGTCGGTCACTACAATGACGACTCCCGTCAGGCGAGCATCGCTTGTGCCGTCGCGCCGGATCGCCGCAATCGAGGATATGCGACGCATTTGCTGCACCACCTTCTACGCCAGACGGAACTGGCTGACGTCGAGCAGTTTCACGCCTTTGTTCACCCTGACAACGGGGCGAGCGTGCGACTCGTGCACAAGACGGGATTTCAACTCGTTTCACCTCAACCGGATGAGGACGGATTTCTGCATTACGCTTGGTTTAGGCAATAG
- a CDS encoding NAD(P)H-hydrate epimerase, which yields MIPLARTTIPAVTAAQMREVDRLMIEAYHIDLIQMMEHAGRNLARVARERFLSGNPLGKRVVVLVGKGGNGGGALVAGRWLANAGADVVAVIAADRDKFAPVPAHQLLILERIGVPILTLDAPELSVPASLIVDGVLGYSLAGAPRGRAADMIRWANAAGSPILALDVPSGLDATTGEVEDPTIHANATLTLALPKSGLLADSARSVVGTLYVANISVPPALYAEPSLGIHIGPVFAQSDVVQLW from the coding sequence ATGATTCCACTGGCACGCACAACAATCCCGGCAGTGACCGCCGCGCAGATGCGCGAAGTCGACCGCCTCATGATCGAGGCCTACCACATTGATCTGATCCAGATGATGGAACACGCCGGGCGCAACTTGGCGCGCGTCGCACGCGAACGGTTCCTGAGTGGCAATCCGCTGGGCAAACGCGTTGTCGTGCTGGTGGGAAAAGGGGGAAATGGCGGTGGAGCGCTGGTCGCCGGCCGCTGGCTCGCCAACGCGGGCGCGGATGTCGTCGCGGTGATCGCGGCCGACCGGGATAAGTTCGCCCCGGTGCCTGCCCACCAGCTTCTAATTCTCGAGCGCATTGGCGTACCGATTCTGACGTTGGATGCCCCCGAGCTTTCGGTCCCTGCGAGTCTCATTGTGGATGGCGTGCTCGGCTACAGCCTTGCGGGTGCGCCCCGTGGCAGGGCGGCGGACATGATCCGCTGGGCGAACGCGGCAGGTAGTCCGATTCTCGCTCTCGACGTCCCGTCAGGGCTAGACGCGACGACCGGCGAAGTAGAAGACCCGACCATCCACGCCAATGCGACGCTGACGCTGGCGCTTCCGAAATCGGGGCTGCTGGCCGATTCGGCACGTTCCGTTGTCGGCACGCTGTACGTCGCGAACATCAGCGTTCCGCCGGCGCTGTATGCCGAACCGTCGCTTGGTATTCACATCGGACCGGTGTTCGCGCAGAGCGATGTCGTCCAGCTGTGGTGA
- a CDS encoding ParB N-terminal domain-containing protein encodes MKRQNHRIDELLDSVTADMLAGGQPQFTDSGLRVERLLLEMVRPDPIQPRRVLPEHLHFDFHAGRMTPTQALRGLVQLVQVSARQRGRPFSNVLELLPNPDDDAPDAPDVQLSPEEQLLHDLVNLAVTIRDDGQVNPLTVVDVSRGVVQQFRIETGERRYWASWLLRDFIPNYTGDGMIPCIVIPTERSSVFRQARENTARSGLSAVAMARQAALLLLTVHGYDIPDGAVTNDFYRQALDLDLRGKREYTEAILSAMGGMKKTYFSELKALLRLSDEALELADRHGIEQYKLRYVLPLPVEYHAEVVRQIVDLGLSSKQVKELCEGSEMEEDNISMVDRPPAAAMKVARMTQTVASLSPADIAKALIRQEGDADIAYARLQALQRVLSEVLAQLAAK; translated from the coding sequence ATGAAACGACAGAACCATCGCATTGACGAACTCCTTGACAGCGTTACCGCCGACATGCTGGCGGGCGGACAACCGCAGTTCACCGATTCGGGCCTTCGCGTCGAGCGATTGCTGCTCGAGATGGTGCGACCGGATCCCATTCAGCCACGGCGGGTGCTGCCCGAGCATCTGCACTTCGACTTCCACGCCGGCCGGATGACGCCGACGCAAGCCCTGCGCGGACTGGTCCAGCTCGTACAAGTCTCGGCGCGGCAGCGCGGACGTCCGTTCAGCAACGTGCTCGAACTGCTGCCAAATCCCGATGACGACGCCCCTGACGCTCCTGACGTTCAGCTGTCGCCGGAAGAGCAGCTATTGCACGATCTGGTCAACCTCGCGGTCACGATCCGTGACGACGGACAGGTCAACCCGTTGACTGTGGTCGATGTGTCCCGCGGCGTCGTGCAGCAGTTCCGGATCGAGACTGGCGAACGACGTTACTGGGCGTCATGGCTGCTGCGCGACTTCATCCCGAACTACACCGGAGACGGCATGATCCCATGCATCGTGATCCCGACCGAGAGGTCATCGGTGTTCCGGCAAGCACGGGAGAACACGGCGCGCAGCGGGTTGTCGGCAGTGGCGATGGCCCGACAGGCTGCCCTCCTGCTGCTCACGGTGCACGGCTACGACATCCCGGACGGCGCCGTCACCAACGACTTCTACCGACAGGCGCTCGACCTCGATCTACGCGGCAAGCGCGAATACACCGAAGCGATCCTCAGCGCGATGGGCGGCATGAAGAAGACGTACTTCAGCGAACTCAAGGCATTGCTTCGACTATCGGATGAGGCGCTTGAACTTGCCGACCGTCACGGCATTGAGCAGTACAAGCTTCGGTATGTGCTTCCCCTTCCGGTGGAGTATCACGCAGAAGTGGTTCGGCAGATCGTCGACTTGGGCCTTTCAAGCAAACAAGTCAAGGAACTTTGTGAAGGAAGCGAGATGGAAGAAGACAACATCAGCATGGTCGACAGACCGCCGGCCGCAGCGATGAAAGTGGCCAGGATGACGCAGACAGTCGCGTCGCTGTCGCCTGCAGACATCGCGAAAGCATTGATCAGACAGGAAGGCGACGCAGACATCGCGTATGCACGTTTGCAGGCCTTACAGCGAGTGCTATCTGAGGTCTTGGCTCAGCTGGCGGCGAAGTAA
- a CDS encoding Crp/Fnr family transcriptional regulator yields MSLRGIDLFEGLDDIQQSELMSLMPVERYRKNAYIFETGDDADSLYLVQDGVVKLAYINLNGEEKVLGILQKGDTFGDLFLGRFRSRIGSAQSLSAVTVCRLRETDFLAILHRFPRIALNFIRRQANEHRQTVARMQALMGMSARERLLGTLLTLARRYCCEFEDWFTLHETLTQEDLANMTGLNRTTVSEIINDLRREGILGGSGRIITVNRKAVLSSLEESGVEILE; encoded by the coding sequence TTGAGTCTGCGCGGGATCGATTTGTTCGAGGGTCTTGACGACATACAGCAGTCCGAGCTGATGTCCCTCATGCCGGTTGAGCGCTACCGCAAGAATGCCTACATCTTTGAGACCGGTGATGACGCGGACAGTTTGTACCTGGTGCAGGACGGTGTCGTGAAACTAGCCTACATCAACTTGAACGGTGAAGAGAAAGTCCTCGGCATTCTGCAGAAGGGCGACACGTTTGGAGACCTGTTTCTCGGTCGCTTCCGGTCGCGGATCGGATCGGCGCAGTCCCTCAGCGCGGTTACAGTGTGTCGCCTGCGAGAGACGGATTTTCTGGCGATCCTGCATCGGTTTCCACGTATCGCACTGAACTTCATCCGGCGGCAGGCCAACGAGCATCGGCAGACCGTCGCCCGGATGCAGGCGTTGATGGGCATGAGCGCGCGCGAGCGCCTGCTTGGCACGCTGCTCACGCTCGCGCGCCGGTACTGCTGCGAGTTTGAGGACTGGTTCACGCTCCACGAGACGCTCACGCAGGAGGATCTCGCCAACATGACGGGCCTCAACCGGACGACGGTCAGCGAGATCATCAACGACTTGCGACGTGAAGGCATACTCGGTGGATCCGGTCGAATCATCACCGTGAACCGGAAGGCAGTACTGTCCTCCCTCGAAGAGTCTGGGGTGGAAATCCTCGAGTAA
- a CDS encoding sulfite exporter TauE/SafE family protein, protein MTTSSGELIAFQPPDRLEGRLWSGLGALFMGMVATGLGEMNSFFLLKRARIPARVAVATSVFVVAVTAMAASGGHIVRLAQSSPEALGAVGSLVLFTIPGVVIGGQIGPAIASHIPQRALERGLGLLFVGIGLVLLVQVVCGG, encoded by the coding sequence TTGACCACGAGCAGTGGAGAGCTTATCGCGTTTCAGCCGCCAGACAGACTAGAAGGACGGCTGTGGTCGGGTTTGGGAGCGCTGTTCATGGGAATGGTCGCCACCGGCCTCGGCGAGATGAACAGCTTCTTCCTCCTCAAACGCGCACGGATCCCGGCGCGTGTAGCCGTCGCGACAAGTGTATTCGTCGTCGCGGTGACCGCCATGGCGGCCTCGGGCGGGCACATCGTCCGTTTAGCGCAGAGTAGCCCTGAGGCGTTAGGGGCCGTGGGGAGTCTCGTGCTGTTCACAATTCCCGGCGTGGTGATTGGTGGCCAAATCGGACCCGCCATCGCCAGTCACATTCCGCAGCGAGCCCTCGAACGCGGCCTTGGTCTGCTGTTCGTGGGTATTGGTCTTGTCTTGTTAGTGCAAGTCGTGTGTGGAGGATAG
- a CDS encoding MerR family transcriptional regulator, with protein MIRIGDFARLGQVSVVTLRHYDDIGLLKPSSIDRASGYRYYSVAQLPRLNRILALKDLGFSLEQIGHVLNDRLSLDQLKGMLMLKHAETEQLVNEEQARLARIAARLKQIELEESMSPYDVVLKTVPAMTVVSRRVTIPTNDQVPEYLNPAFMEVASYIKDAKCTITGPHFAVWHQAAEVITDEVAEAAVPVNCASTGTERIQVYKLPETQVASAVHHGNFEDFTQLHTAILQWIEANRYQIVGAYREVYIKHNPDDYSDSTTEVQYPVQPTG; from the coding sequence ATGATCAGAATCGGCGACTTTGCACGGCTAGGGCAGGTATCGGTCGTCACGCTGCGTCACTACGACGACATCGGCCTGCTGAAGCCGAGCAGCATCGATCGTGCTTCGGGCTACCGTTACTACTCGGTTGCACAACTGCCACGTCTCAATCGTATTCTGGCACTCAAGGATTTGGGCTTTTCACTCGAGCAGATCGGGCACGTGCTGAATGACCGCTTATCGCTCGATCAGCTGAAAGGAATGCTCATGCTGAAACATGCCGAGACAGAGCAGCTTGTGAATGAGGAGCAGGCACGGTTGGCGCGAATAGCCGCGCGTCTCAAACAGATCGAACTGGAGGAAAGCATGTCCCCTTACGATGTGGTTCTCAAGACCGTTCCGGCGATGACCGTGGTATCACGTCGGGTCACGATCCCGACCAATGATCAGGTTCCTGAATATCTCAATCCTGCTTTCATGGAAGTGGCGTCTTACATCAAAGACGCAAAATGCACCATCACGGGTCCGCACTTTGCGGTTTGGCATCAGGCGGCTGAGGTGATCACCGATGAAGTCGCAGAAGCCGCAGTCCCCGTCAACTGCGCATCAACCGGCACGGAGCGCATTCAGGTGTACAAACTGCCGGAAACACAGGTCGCATCGGCGGTACATCACGGGAACTTCGAAGACTTCACCCAACTTCACACGGCAATCCTGCAATGGATCGAGGCGAACCGCTATCAGATCGTTGGCGCGTACCGTGAGGTATACATCAAACACAATCCCGACGATTACAGCGACTCGACGACTGAGGTGCAGTATCCGGTGCAGCCGACGGGGTGA
- a CDS encoding DnaD domain protein codes for MSATAIPFTRIPDAVLLDPRLTAVQLRIYAVIARRFGSDTASAFPSYATIARDASTSRTSAISAVKALIDLGYLCKQAQPSGQGDLTSNRYSICGEGSQIFAPRGAHPVPPVVRGLDHGGTNPALPVVQILNHGGADFGPESESKNQTQSNKTQEIQNAREPAPASAAADPELQSVLNDYQENIGALTAMAMQVITDLVKDCGSGWVRDAIQEAVIYEKRSLAYVRRILRAWKQTGRAGERKIMSLKIEPIPVPQYETVDTAADLVWPPPSLARDAGAAPVRSDPAAVAWRAICDRLPQLGRLSRMATAVSLEDGVLTIEVADPRTYSVLTNTQRHLVAFASREVLGSEGSVAVTMVERGLGAAGC; via the coding sequence ATGAGTGCGACCGCTATTCCGTTCACGCGCATCCCCGATGCCGTCCTGCTCGATCCGCGGCTGACCGCCGTCCAGCTGCGCATCTATGCGGTCATCGCACGCCGCTTCGGCAGCGATACCGCATCCGCATTCCCAAGCTACGCCACAATTGCTCGCGACGCCAGCACCAGTCGCACCTCGGCGATCAGTGCCGTGAAGGCGCTCATCGATCTCGGCTATCTGTGCAAGCAGGCGCAGCCGAGCGGTCAGGGTGATCTGACCAGCAACCGCTACTCGATCTGCGGCGAGGGAAGTCAAATCTTTGCACCACGTGGTGCACATCCTGTACCACCCGTGGTGCGCGGTTTGGACCACGGTGGTACAAATCCCGCACTACCGGTGGTGCAAATTCTGAACCACGGTGGTGCAGATTTTGGACCCGAATCAGAATCAAAGAATCAGACTCAGAGTAATAAGACTCAAGAGATCCAGAACGCGCGCGAGCCCGCGCCTGCATCCGCCGCTGCCGATCCGGAGCTTCAATCGGTGCTGAATGACTATCAGGAAAACATCGGCGCGCTCACCGCGATGGCCATGCAGGTCATCACGGACTTGGTCAAAGACTGCGGTTCCGGATGGGTCCGCGACGCGATCCAGGAGGCGGTCATCTACGAGAAGCGCAGCCTCGCCTATGTGCGCCGGATCCTGCGGGCGTGGAAGCAGACCGGTCGCGCCGGCGAACGAAAGATCATGTCCCTGAAGATCGAACCGATTCCTGTCCCGCAATACGAGACTGTCGACACGGCAGCGGACCTCGTCTGGCCGCCGCCGAGTCTCGCCCGCGATGCTGGCGCAGCGCCGGTTAGGTCGGATCCGGCGGCGGTCGCGTGGCGGGCGATCTGCGATCGACTGCCACAGCTCGGGCGACTGAGCCGGATGGCGACGGCAGTCAGTCTCGAGGACGGCGTACTGACGATCGAGGTCGCGGATCCGCGCACGTATTCGGTGCTCACGAACACGCAGCGGCATCTCGTGGCCTTCGCGAGTCGCGAAGTTCTTGGCAGCGAGGGATCGGTCGCGGTGACGATGGTTGAGCGGGGGCTGGGGGCGGCAGGTTGTTAG